The nucleotide window GCCGCGCGGGTGCAGATCGCGGGCGAGCTTGACCAGCTCCCTGACCTTGACGCCCTCCATCAGGCCGCCGCTCTGCAGCATCGCGCCGACCCTGCCCTGCTCGATGGCGCGCTGCGGGGTCGTGCCGAAGAGGGTCACGCCGCCGGCGTCGGGCGTGCGCAGCCCGAGGAGCAGATCGAGCGTGGAGGACTTGCCCGCGCCGTTGGGGCCGAGGAGGGCGACGGTCTCACCCGGGTACAGCTCCAGATCCAGGTCGGCCACCGCGCGCACCGCGCCGTAGCTCTTGGTGACCTGCCGGAAGCTGACCACGGGTGCCCGCTCCGCCCCCTGCGCGGTGGCGGCTGTGGTGGTCGCTGTGGTCGTCATACCCCCCAGCTTCCGGGACGCGCGCCGTGCTCGGCAGTGTCGGGTGTCCGCACTGCGCCATGACATCTGTCATGGGGGAGGCCCCCTAGAAGACTCATGAAGATCTTGGAGTTCTGGCCCCGCCGCGTGAGCGGCGGGGCCAGACTGCTTGTTGTGGTGATGGGGGAATGGGCCGGGGAGACGGTCGGGCCGGATGTGTGGGAGACCTGCCGGGATTTGATCCCGGCGGGGAGTGTGTTCGCTTTCCTGGCCGAGCATCGCAGCACGCTGTTCGAAGCGGAGATGTTCGCGGACATGTACCCGTCGGCGAACGGGCGGCCGAGTATGCCGCCGCAGATCCTGGCCTCGGCGATCACGCTGCAGGCCCTGCACGGGCTGTCGGACTTCGAGACGGTCCAGGAACTGCGGTGCGACCTGAGGTGGAAGGCAGCCTGCGGACTGGGCCTTCATGACATGGCGTTCGATCCGTCGTTGCTGGCCTACTTCCGCCGCCGGCTGGCCCGTTCCGCCCGGCCGAACCGGGTGTTCGAGGCTGTGCGGGAGGTCGTGAAGGCCACCGGTGTCCTCAAGGGCAAGCACCGCCGGGCGCTGGATTCCACCGTGCTGGATGACGCGGTGGCCACCCAGGACACCGTCACCCAGATCATCGCCGCCATCCGGGCGGTGATCCGGGACGTCCCCGGGGCCGGCGAGGTGGTCGCGGTGCACTGCACCGCGCACGACTACAACGACCCGGGCAAGCCGAGGATCGCCTGGAACGACGAGCAGGCCCGTGCCGACCTGGTCGACGCCCTGGTCGGTGACGCGCTGCGGCTGCTGGGCCACCTGCCCGAGCAGCAGCTCGGCGAGAAGGCCGCGAACGCGGTCGGCATCCTGGCCCTGGTCGCGGGCCAGGACGTGGAGCCCGCCGAGGACTCCGACGGCCGCGACGGGCGCTGGCGCATCACCCAAGGCACCGCACAGAACCGGATGGTCTCCACTGTCGACCCCGAAGCCCGGCACGTGCACAAGACCCGCACCCACCAGCAGGACGGCTTCAAGGCCCACCTCGCCATTGAGCCCGAGACCGGGTTATACACCGCCGTCGCCCTGCGGCCCGGAGCCGGTCCCGAGCACCACGAGGCGATGGTCGGAATCGACCTGCTCACCGACGAGGACGAGCCCGTTGACGCCTTCGGTGACACCGCCTACTCCACAGGTGACGCCCGCCACAGCCTCGAAACCGCCGGTCACCGGCTGTTCCTCAAACCCGCACCGCTGCGGCCCGCCGTCCCTGGCGGCTTCACCCTCGACGACTTCGTCATCGACACCGTCGCCGCCACCGTGACCTGCCCCGCCGGACACACCGTCCCTTTATCCGCTCCCGCCGGGCAGCACCACCAGCGCAAAGCCTCGTTCAAGGACGTGTGCGCCGGATGCCCCCTTCGTGAGCGGTGCACCAAGGCCAAGGCCGGGCGGATCCTGACCATCCGTCCGCACCACGATCTGCTCGCCGCCGCCCGCCAGCAGGCCGCCACCGATCCCGACTGGCAGGCCGACTACCGGCGCTGGAGACCACCGGTCGAACGTGCCGTCGCCTGGCTCGTCCACCACGGCAACCGCAAACTCCGCTACCGCGGCAC belongs to Streptomyces sp. NBC_01454 and includes:
- a CDS encoding IS1182 family transposase; protein product: MGEWAGETVGPDVWETCRDLIPAGSVFAFLAEHRSTLFEAEMFADMYPSANGRPSMPPQILASAITLQALHGLSDFETVQELRCDLRWKAACGLGLHDMAFDPSLLAYFRRRLARSARPNRVFEAVREVVKATGVLKGKHRRALDSTVLDDAVATQDTVTQIIAAIRAVIRDVPGAGEVVAVHCTAHDYNDPGKPRIAWNDEQARADLVDALVGDALRLLGHLPEQQLGEKAANAVGILALVAGQDVEPAEDSDGRDGRWRITQGTAQNRMVSTVDPEARHVHKTRTHQQDGFKAHLAIEPETGLYTAVALRPGAGPEHHEAMVGIDLLTDEDEPVDAFGDTAYSTGDARHSLETAGHRLFLKPAPLRPAVPGGFTLDDFVIDTVAATVTCPAGHTVPLSAPAGQHHQRKASFKDVCAGCPLRERCTKAKAGRILTIRPHHDLLAAARQQAATDPDWQADYRRWRPPVERAVAWLVHHGNRKLRYRGTIKNDTWLHTRAAALNLRRLINLGLNRTNGTWHLAPAST